Proteins from a single region of Trichoderma asperellum chromosome 3, complete sequence:
- a CDS encoding uncharacterized protein (EggNog:ENOG41~TransMembrane:2 (o277-296i565-589o)) — translation MTTLLNNRPDSGPPPRPIRFVHNQGQPPSKRRRINAACLTCRRRKTRCAGERPQCSTCTKNGHQCLGYPEDRRDGIDPSGLRPGDEDDAPNEDFNQAEDDGAVARKHAGAASETRPTSSGRDNVPAASASVSRPPLISRTSNIAPSIELGADGNPNDIDPHQSPVFNHQHHVVSHHQAHPSAASDDLPSSPTLRRVIPSRRIPYFRYFGSTAIVPGFKQMVVSVRDRRRSTGGSHSNPSLQSTPSGVMASGSAVDSDIVREDIPSYDPNNPAPVHPLIIQLVTAFFIHVGCNYPFLNKEKFLRHVKDKRVEPILVDAVCAIAARFSDNHILTGGNDKMPRTERGQVFAQRARQATVDTFPCPSVGAVQACLLMAYEGFGANQDSALWMYLGLAIRMAVDLGLQKCVGIQYQGEKDPWYTRHRSRANDDDQESPEAHKTDAIDTLSPQEQKEVEQERIDTFWSVFILDRVISSGTGRPVTIRDGDYELAFPESNNDLMTGWPNPFPVFVKIINLYGQVCDVLNNLHNAQDLTQDKWDQLSEMEHRLTRMYKHWDPRLQFNVSNFKTYLGMGQGTNFILLHFWFHALFIILHQPTLLTPFCELRSELQLLSDSRELSMSSAKTICDILSFADLIDPKSFIGNPFTNQPIYIAACAFLMESSATNASEGSSREGTPPPASNSNTNRSRQQAKSNTKQSRHSLLASAANQNYQKCYNSLQQIQSYWGGVTYILTVLDQKSKGKWDCETYTVEEYESTKLPPARPSIGEQLSRLEKQSSPKMMAGSPIAFSLSGTNHSPNSSLTLMYQAFNSNAGPPTGFPPTSHTMARPASESPGSITYDTIRPTMPGAGAMFSPPMPQPNISAIRHSPRRSAYATTNSMNVSGVASRNVMSFEDIKEEAEELPAGYATLGQGSGRYDAYNVSPVNGSRSMMNSTAVTSAAATVGGAHNNLYYAQNMAYHGPWGPIMGNMDAITFDSQDIDIGALGLQQPDLMGGWLEYIPSDVLGGLFDEHQESG, via the coding sequence GTGCCTGACCTGTCGAAGGCGTAAGACAAGATGCGCCGGCGAACGACCGCAATGCTCGACATGCACCAAGAATGGACACCAGTGCCTGGGCTATCCCGAGGATAGGAGAGATGGCATCGATCCCTCAGGACTGAGGCCgggcgacgaagacgatgcgCCAAACGAAGACTTCAACCAAGCAGAAGACGATGGCGCTGTGGCAAGGAAGCATGCTGGTGCCGCGTCCGAAACTCGACCAACGTCATCGGGAAGAGACAATGTGCCAGCAGCGTCTGCTTCCGTTTCACGACCGCCGCTGATTTCTAGAACATCCAACATTGCACCAAGCATCGAACTTGGTGCCGATGGCAATCCAAACGATATAGACCCACACCAATCCCCTGTATTCAATCACCAGCATCATGTGGTGAGCCATCACCAGGCTCATCCATCAGCTGCATCCGATGATCTACCCAGCTCTCCCACTCTCCGGCGGGTTATCCCCAGCCGTCGCATCCCTTATTTCCGATACTTTGGCTCCACGGCCATTGTCCCAGGATTCAAGCAAATGGTAGTTTCCGTACGCGATCGGCGGCGGTCTACTGGAGGCTCGCATTCTAACCCTTCGCTCCAGTCCACGCCCAGTGGCGTCATGGCCAGCGGCTCGGCCGTGGATAGCGACATTGTCCGCGAAGACATTCCGTCTTATGATCCTAATAACCCCGCCCCAGTCCATCCCCTCATTATCCAACTCGTCACCGCATTCTTCATTCATGTTGGCTGCAACTACCCTTTtctcaacaaagaaaagtTCCTGCGCCATGTCAAGGACAAGCGCGTCGAGCCGATCTTGGTAGATGCCGTATGTGCCATTGCGGCGCGCTTCTCAGACAACCATATACTCACTGGTGGCAATGACAAAATGCCCCGAACAGAGAGGGGCCAAGTCTTTGCGCAAAGAGCCAGACAAGCCACTGTCGATACTTTCCCTTGCCCTTCTGTAGGCGCAGTCCAAGCCTGCCTGCTCATGGCATACGAAGGCTTTGGCGCCAACCAAGATAGCGCCTTGTGGATGTACTTGGGTCTGGCCATACGCATGGCAGTCGATCTTGGTCTTCAGAAGTGCGTCGGAATCCAGTATCAGGGCGAGAAGGACCCTTGGTATACCCGACATCGTAGCCGcgccaatgatgatgacCAAGAGAGCCCCGAAGCGCATAAAACTGACGCTATCGACACGCTCAGCCCGCAGGAGCAGAAGGAGGTGGAACAAGAACGCATCGACACATTTTGGtccgtcttcatcttggatCGAGTCATCTCTTCCGGCACAGGGCGGCCGGTAACCATACGAGACGGCGATTACGAGCTTGCTTTTCCCGAATCCAACAATGACTTGATGACTGGGTGGCCTAATCCGTTCCCAGTCTTTGTCAAAATCATCAACCTCTACGGCCAGGTGTGCGATGTTTTGAACAATCTTCATAATGCCCAGGACCTTACCCAAGATAAATGGGATCAGCTATCTGAAATGGAACATCGGCTGACGAGAATGTACAAACACTGGGATCCACGGCTTCAGTTCAACGTCAGCAACTTCAAGACATACCTTGGCATGGGCCAGGGCACCAATTTCATCCTCCTTCACTTTTGGTTTCACgcgctcttcatcatcttgcatCAGCCAACCCTTCTTACCCCCTTTTGTGAATTGAGAAGCGAGCTTCAGCTCCTCTCTGATAGCCGTGAGCTGAGCATGAGCAGCGCAAAGACGATTTGCGACATCTTATCCTTTGCCGATCTCATCGACCCAAAAAGTTTCATCGGTAATCCCTTCACCAATCAACCCATCTACATTGCCGCATGCGCCTTTCTCATGGAATCCAGCGCCACCAATGCGTCTGAAGGATCATCCAGAGAGGGAACACCACCTCCTGCCTCAAACTCCAACACAAACCGCTCCCGGCAGCAGGCTAAGTCTAATACCAAGCAATCTCGGCATTCGCTCCTCGCTTCGGCGGCGAATCAAAACTACCAAAAATGCTACAACTCCTTACAGCAGATTCAGTCATACTGGGGTGGCGTGACGTACATTCTCACTGTTTTGGATCAAAAGTCAAAAGGCAAATGGGACTGTGAGACATATACCGTGGAGGAGTATGAGAGCACTAAGCTGCCGCCAGCCCGGCCGTCTATCGGCGAACAGCTCTCTCGGCTGGAGAAGCAGTCGTCACCAAAGATGATGGCCGGTTCACCGATTGCTTTCAGTTTATCCGGAACAAACCATTCGCCGAATTCGAGCCTGACACTCATGTACCAGGCATTCAACTCCAACGCAGGACCTCCTACTGGATTCCCTCCCACTTCTCACACCATGGCGAGACCGGCTAGTGAATCACCAGGGAGCATAACCTACGACACTATTCGACCTACAATGCCAGGGGCGGGGGCAATGTTTTCCCCCCCTATGCCACAGCCAAACATTTCGGCAATCCGACATTCTCCCCGGCGGTCGGCATATGCTACTACGAACTCAATGAATGTTAGTGGTGTGGCCTCACGCAATGTAATGAGCTTTGAAGATATAAaggaagaagccgaagagCTGCCTGCTGGTTACGCAACTTTGGGTCAGGGGTCTGGGAGATATGATGCTTACAACGTATCTCCGGTCAATGGATCAAGAAGCATGATGAACTCGACGGCCGTGActagtgctgctgccacgGTGGGCGGAGCACATAACAACTTGTATTATGCACAGAATATGGCCTACCATGGGCCGTGGGGTCCCATTATGGGCAACATGGACGCCATTACGTTTGACAGCCAGGATATTGACATTGGAGCCCTTGGGCTACAACAGCCGGATCTTATGGGAGGGTGGCTGGAATACATTCCCAGCGATGTGCTGGGAGGATTATTTGATGAGCATCAAGAATCTGGATAG
- a CDS encoding uncharacterized protein (EggNog:ENOG41~TransMembrane:2 (o58-77i346-370o)), with amino-acid sequence MVVSVRDRRRSTGGSHSNPSLQSTPSGVMASGSAVDSDIVREDIPSYDPNNPAPVHPLIIQLVTAFFIHVGCNYPFLNKEKFLRHVKDKRVEPILVDAVCAIAARFSDNHILTGGNDKMPRTERGQVFAQRARQATVDTFPCPSVGAVQACLLMAYEGFGANQDSALWMYLGLAIRMAVDLGLQKCVGIQYQGEKDPWYTRHRSRANDDDQESPEAHKTDAIDTLSPQEQKEVEQERIDTFWSVFILDRVISSGTGRPVTIRDGDYELAFPESNNDLMTGWPNPFPVFVKIINLYGQVCDVLNNLHNAQDLTQDKWDQLSEMEHRLTRMYKHWDPRLQFNVSNFKTYLGMGQGTNFILLHFWFHALFIILHQPTLLTPFCELRSELQLLSDSRELSMSSAKTICDILSFADLIDPKSFIGNPFTNQPIYIAACAFLMESSATNASEGSSREGTPPPASNSNTNRSRQQAKSNTKQSRHSLLASAANQNYQKCYNSLQQIQSYWGGVTYILTVLDQKSKGKWDCETYTVEEYESTKLPPARPSIGEQLSRLEKQSSPKMMAGSPIAFSLSGTNHSPNSSLTLMYQAFNSNAGPPTGFPPTSHTMARPASESPGSITYDTIRPTMPGAGAMFSPPMPQPNISAIRHSPRRSAYATTNSMNVSGVASRNVMSFEDIKEEAEELPAGYATLGQGSGRYDAYNVSPVNGSRSMMNSTAVTSAAATVGGAHNNLYYAQNMAYHGPWGPIMGNMDAITFDSQDIDIGALGLQQPDLMGGWLEYIPSDVLGGLFDEHQESG; translated from the coding sequence ATGGTAGTTTCCGTACGCGATCGGCGGCGGTCTACTGGAGGCTCGCATTCTAACCCTTCGCTCCAGTCCACGCCCAGTGGCGTCATGGCCAGCGGCTCGGCCGTGGATAGCGACATTGTCCGCGAAGACATTCCGTCTTATGATCCTAATAACCCCGCCCCAGTCCATCCCCTCATTATCCAACTCGTCACCGCATTCTTCATTCATGTTGGCTGCAACTACCCTTTtctcaacaaagaaaagtTCCTGCGCCATGTCAAGGACAAGCGCGTCGAGCCGATCTTGGTAGATGCCGTATGTGCCATTGCGGCGCGCTTCTCAGACAACCATATACTCACTGGTGGCAATGACAAAATGCCCCGAACAGAGAGGGGCCAAGTCTTTGCGCAAAGAGCCAGACAAGCCACTGTCGATACTTTCCCTTGCCCTTCTGTAGGCGCAGTCCAAGCCTGCCTGCTCATGGCATACGAAGGCTTTGGCGCCAACCAAGATAGCGCCTTGTGGATGTACTTGGGTCTGGCCATACGCATGGCAGTCGATCTTGGTCTTCAGAAGTGCGTCGGAATCCAGTATCAGGGCGAGAAGGACCCTTGGTATACCCGACATCGTAGCCGcgccaatgatgatgacCAAGAGAGCCCCGAAGCGCATAAAACTGACGCTATCGACACGCTCAGCCCGCAGGAGCAGAAGGAGGTGGAACAAGAACGCATCGACACATTTTGGtccgtcttcatcttggatCGAGTCATCTCTTCCGGCACAGGGCGGCCGGTAACCATACGAGACGGCGATTACGAGCTTGCTTTTCCCGAATCCAACAATGACTTGATGACTGGGTGGCCTAATCCGTTCCCAGTCTTTGTCAAAATCATCAACCTCTACGGCCAGGTGTGCGATGTTTTGAACAATCTTCATAATGCCCAGGACCTTACCCAAGATAAATGGGATCAGCTATCTGAAATGGAACATCGGCTGACGAGAATGTACAAACACTGGGATCCACGGCTTCAGTTCAACGTCAGCAACTTCAAGACATACCTTGGCATGGGCCAGGGCACCAATTTCATCCTCCTTCACTTTTGGTTTCACgcgctcttcatcatcttgcatCAGCCAACCCTTCTTACCCCCTTTTGTGAATTGAGAAGCGAGCTTCAGCTCCTCTCTGATAGCCGTGAGCTGAGCATGAGCAGCGCAAAGACGATTTGCGACATCTTATCCTTTGCCGATCTCATCGACCCAAAAAGTTTCATCGGTAATCCCTTCACCAATCAACCCATCTACATTGCCGCATGCGCCTTTCTCATGGAATCCAGCGCCACCAATGCGTCTGAAGGATCATCCAGAGAGGGAACACCACCTCCTGCCTCAAACTCCAACACAAACCGCTCCCGGCAGCAGGCTAAGTCTAATACCAAGCAATCTCGGCATTCGCTCCTCGCTTCGGCGGCGAATCAAAACTACCAAAAATGCTACAACTCCTTACAGCAGATTCAGTCATACTGGGGTGGCGTGACGTACATTCTCACTGTTTTGGATCAAAAGTCAAAAGGCAAATGGGACTGTGAGACATATACCGTGGAGGAGTATGAGAGCACTAAGCTGCCGCCAGCCCGGCCGTCTATCGGCGAACAGCTCTCTCGGCTGGAGAAGCAGTCGTCACCAAAGATGATGGCCGGTTCACCGATTGCTTTCAGTTTATCCGGAACAAACCATTCGCCGAATTCGAGCCTGACACTCATGTACCAGGCATTCAACTCCAACGCAGGACCTCCTACTGGATTCCCTCCCACTTCTCACACCATGGCGAGACCGGCTAGTGAATCACCAGGGAGCATAACCTACGACACTATTCGACCTACAATGCCAGGGGCGGGGGCAATGTTTTCCCCCCCTATGCCACAGCCAAACATTTCGGCAATCCGACATTCTCCCCGGCGGTCGGCATATGCTACTACGAACTCAATGAATGTTAGTGGTGTGGCCTCACGCAATGTAATGAGCTTTGAAGATATAAaggaagaagccgaagagCTGCCTGCTGGTTACGCAACTTTGGGTCAGGGGTCTGGGAGATATGATGCTTACAACGTATCTCCGGTCAATGGATCAAGAAGCATGATGAACTCGACGGCCGTGActagtgctgctgccacgGTGGGCGGAGCACATAACAACTTGTATTATGCACAGAATATGGCCTACCATGGGCCGTGGGGTCCCATTATGGGCAACATGGACGCCATTACGTTTGACAGCCAGGATATTGACATTGGAGCCCTTGGGCTACAACAGCCGGATCTTATGGGAGGGTGGCTGGAATACATTCCCAGCGATGTGCTGGGAGGATTATTTGATGAGCATCAAGAATCTGGATAG
- a CDS encoding uncharacterized protein (BUSCO:EOG092D1XFN), whose protein sequence is MRIPQLSSRRATTARLLTRSPSPSSAASLLPASSPLPSSASRFSSLTAPASHPSNKVQIYTSHSNDPFLNLSVEHRLLQITPPDSTVLTLYVNSPSIIFGRNQNPWLQVNLNRLTQIAQQPSRVSWTDSPIQLVRRRSGGGAVFHDAGNVNFSVICPPERFDRDKHAEMVVRALKALGRPNTRVNQRHDIVMDVASDVAPDMETYKISGSAYKLTRLRSLHHGTCLLRSPNLASISGLLRSPALGYIDARGVDSVRSPVRNIDVDNQEFKDAVVREFESMYGDVHFRGEFDDTALEVDEIRKGYQELKSKSWIWGQTPKFTFSTHPTEEDPRPRPELPFDLNIHLFARHGVIEDMSIKHSDGAAINGLDASVFHGTSVWEITNWTESLRRAGLGDGLSKEAGEWLNGVLGAEYAKMALNEM, encoded by the exons ATGAGGATCCCGCAATTGTCGAGCCGCAGGGCCACCACTGCCCGGCTACTGACCCGttcaccatctccatcctcagCCGCATCACTGCTTCCAGCCTCATCACCACTTCcatcctctgcctctcgctTCTCATCTCTCACAGCCCCAGCCTCGCACCCCTCCAACAAAGTCCAAATCTACACGTCCCACTCCAACGACCCCTTCCTCAACCTCTCCGTCGAGCACCGCCTCCTCCAAATCACGCCTCCCGACTCCACCGTCCTCACTCTCTACGTCAACTCCCCGAGCATCATCTTTGGCCGCAACCAGAATCCCTGGCTCCAGGTCAACCTGAATCGCCTCACCCAAATCGCGCAGCAGCCTTCCCGCGTCAGCTGGACCGATTCCCCCATCCAATTGGTGCGCCGCAGATCCGGAGGCGGCGCCGTCTTCCACGATGCCGGCAACGTCAACTTCAGCGTCATCTGCCCGCCGGAGCGCTTCGACCGCGACAAGCACGCCGAAATGGTTGTGCGGGCGTTGAAAGCGCTGGGGAGGCCGAACACGCGCGTCAATCAGAGGCATGATATTGTCATGGATGTGGCGTCGGATGTAGCGCCCGATATGGAGACGTATAAAATCTCTGGCTCGGCTTACAAGCTTACACGTTTGAGATCCCTGCATCACGGCACTTGTCTCCTTCGAAGTCCTAACCTTGCCAGCATTTCTGGGTTATTGCGGTCTCCTGCGCTGGGGTATATTGATGCCCGTGGCGTTGACAGCGTGCGCAGTCCAGTGAGGAACATTGACGTGGACAACCAAGAGTTTAAAGATGCGGTGGTGAGAGAATTCGAGAGCATGTATGGAGACGTTCATTTCCGCGGCGAATTTGATGACACGGCTCTAGAGGTGGATGAGATACGAAAGGGCTACCAGGAGCTGAAATCCAAGAGCTGGATTTGGGGCCAGACGCCGAAATTTACGTTTTCGACGCATCCGACGGAGGAGGATCCCCGGCCTCGACCAGAGCTGCCGTTCGAT CTGAACATTCATCTTTTCGCAAGACATGGCGTTATAGAAGACATGAGCATCAAGCACAGCGACGGAGCCGCCATCAACGGACTGGATGCCTCTGTGTTTCACGGGACCTCGGTATGGGAGATTACCAACTGGACAGAGTCGCTTAGACGAGCTGGACTAGGGGACGGTCTCAGCAAAGAGGCGGGAGAGTGGTTGAATGGGGTGCTTGGCGCGGAATATGCCAAGATGGCATTGAATGAGATGTAG